One stretch of Sinomonas terrae DNA includes these proteins:
- a CDS encoding helix-turn-helix transcriptional regulator: MDNRLEAREFLASRRAKITPEQAGLTVFGGNRRVPGLRREEVAMLAGVSVDYYTRLERGNLGGVSDSVLEALVRALQLDEAERDHLFDLARVANASSRAKPRAVRQRVRPSVQFMLDAITGAPAFVRNGRMDILATNRLGAALYSQLYTDPVRPANHSRFIFLDPRARDFYPDWNLAANNNVAILRTESGRNPYDKGLADLVGELSMRSDEFRTRWAAHNVRRHYSGNKKFHHPVVGDLELLYEAMELAEDPGLTLTVYPAEPGSKSEESLRLLASWAATERIEDLARATAGE; the protein is encoded by the coding sequence ATGGACAACCGGTTGGAAGCGCGCGAGTTCCTGGCGTCGCGCCGTGCGAAGATCACGCCAGAACAAGCAGGGCTGACAGTCTTCGGAGGCAATCGCAGGGTCCCCGGCCTCCGCCGCGAAGAGGTCGCGATGCTCGCCGGCGTGAGCGTCGACTACTACACCCGGCTCGAGCGCGGGAATCTCGGCGGCGTCTCGGACAGCGTCCTCGAGGCCCTGGTCCGGGCGCTCCAGCTCGACGAGGCCGAGCGCGACCACCTCTTCGACCTCGCACGGGTCGCGAACGCGTCCTCTCGTGCCAAGCCGCGAGCCGTGCGGCAACGGGTGCGGCCGAGCGTCCAGTTCATGCTCGACGCGATCACCGGCGCCCCCGCATTCGTGCGCAACGGGCGGATGGACATCCTCGCCACCAATCGCCTCGGGGCCGCCCTCTATTCGCAGCTGTACACCGACCCGGTGCGTCCGGCCAACCATTCGCGGTTCATTTTCCTCGACCCCCGGGCTCGTGACTTCTACCCCGACTGGAATCTGGCGGCCAACAACAATGTCGCGATTCTGAGAACCGAATCCGGGCGCAATCCGTATGACAAGGGCCTCGCGGATTTGGTCGGCGAGCTCTCAATGCGAAGCGACGAATTCCGGACTCGCTGGGCTGCCCACAATGTGCGCCGGCACTATTCGGGCAACAAGAAATTCCACCACCCCGTGGTGGGCGATCTCGAACTCCTGTATGAGGCGATGGAGCTCGCCGAGGATCCGGGGCTCACCCTGACGGTCTATCCCGCTGAGCCCGGGTCGAAATCGGAGGAGTCGCTGCGGCTCCTGGCGAGCTGGGCGGCGACCGAGCGGATCGAGGACCTCGCGCGGGCGACGGCGGGCGAGTAG
- a CDS encoding SDR family NAD(P)-dependent oxidoreductase yields the protein MARIFITGSTQGLGLAAARALIAQGHDVVVHARTAQRAGDLGEVAAEAAGVVVGDLSVRAETLALADEVNELGPMDAVIQNAGVYTEQRRIATPEGHARVLAVNVLAPYLLTAKLARPSRMVFLTSGMHRSGTASLDDVDWLARQWEAYQAYSDSKLLVSALAFGLARRWPDVASNAVDPGWVPTRMGGPNAPDDLEQGHLTQVWLAAGEDDAARTSGGYWYHQRRREPAAPVRDPAFQDAVIDKLADITRVVLPK from the coding sequence GTGGCGCGCATCTTCATCACCGGATCCACCCAGGGCCTCGGCCTCGCCGCGGCCCGGGCGCTCATCGCGCAAGGGCACGACGTCGTCGTCCATGCGCGCACGGCCCAGCGGGCCGGCGACCTCGGCGAGGTTGCCGCGGAAGCGGCGGGCGTCGTCGTCGGCGATCTCTCGGTGCGCGCCGAGACGCTCGCGCTCGCCGACGAAGTCAACGAACTCGGGCCCATGGACGCCGTGATCCAGAACGCCGGCGTCTACACGGAGCAGCGCCGGATTGCGACGCCAGAAGGCCATGCGAGAGTGCTCGCGGTCAACGTCCTCGCCCCGTACCTCCTCACGGCCAAGCTCGCGCGGCCGTCGCGCATGGTCTTCCTGACGAGCGGCATGCACCGCAGCGGCACGGCCTCGCTCGACGACGTCGACTGGCTCGCGCGCCAATGGGAGGCCTACCAGGCGTACTCCGACAGCAAGCTGCTCGTGAGCGCGCTCGCCTTCGGGCTCGCCCGGCGCTGGCCCGACGTCGCGAGCAACGCCGTCGACCCCGGCTGGGTGCCCACGCGCATGGGCGGCCCGAACGCCCCCGACGACCTCGAACAGGGCCACCTCACCCAAGTCTGGCTCGCGGCAGGGGAGGACGACGCCGCGCGGACCAGCGGCGGCTACTGGTATCACCAGCGCCGCCGCGAGCCCGCCGCCCCGGTCCGGGACCCGGCGTTTCAGGATGCGGTGATCGACAAGCTCGCCGACATCACGCGCGTGGTCCTGCCGAAGTAG
- a CDS encoding SDR family oxidoreductase: protein MPFADYKTALVTGASTGMGAAIAERLAKRGLTVHALARNEDRLTELADRTGAVPHVLDLTDTAALASALGPLEVDVLVNCAGVSRPGNILDSTEEDLDEIIDVNLRALLQLTRLTLPGMAQRDLGHIVNISSIAGLYNFYGHTAYHATKAAVHQISRQLRNDTVGKRIRVTEICPGRVETEIFGRNLGGSPEAMEEAWQTYYEGYESLTTDDIVNALDYAIETPRHVNIGMIEITPTFQVPGGLTFDRR from the coding sequence ATGCCCTTCGCTGACTACAAGACCGCCCTCGTCACCGGAGCCTCGACCGGGATGGGCGCCGCGATCGCCGAGCGCCTCGCCAAGCGCGGGCTCACCGTCCACGCCCTCGCCCGCAACGAGGACCGGCTCACCGAGCTCGCCGACCGCACCGGCGCCGTCCCCCACGTCCTCGACCTCACCGACACGGCAGCGCTGGCCTCCGCGCTCGGCCCCCTCGAGGTCGACGTCCTCGTCAACTGCGCCGGCGTCTCCCGGCCCGGGAACATCCTCGACTCCACCGAGGAGGACCTCGACGAGATCATCGACGTCAACCTCCGGGCCCTCCTGCAGCTCACACGCCTGACCCTGCCCGGAATGGCCCAACGCGACCTCGGCCACATCGTCAACATCAGCTCCATCGCCGGGCTCTACAACTTCTACGGCCACACCGCCTACCACGCCACCAAGGCCGCCGTGCACCAGATCTCCCGCCAGCTGCGCAACGACACCGTCGGCAAGCGCATCCGCGTCACCGAGATCTGCCCCGGCCGCGTCGAGACCGAGATCTTCGGCCGCAACCTCGGCGGCTCCCCCGAGGCCATGGAGGAGGCCTGGCAGACCTACTACGAAGGCTACGAGTCCCTCACCACCGACGACATCGTCAACGCCCTCGACTACGCCATCGAGACCCCGCGCCACGTCAACATCGGCATGATCGAGATCACGCCCACCTTCCAAGTCCCCGGCGGCCTCACCTTCGACCGCCGCTAG
- a CDS encoding aldo/keto reductase, which yields MDYRTVGATGVQVSPLCFGTMSFGSEADEETSAAMYRRVREAGINFFDTANVYGGGRSEEILGKLAVGERDDIVITSKVGFPVKGDPNAQGLSRRHLMQSVDASLTRLGTDRIDFYFLHTFDPRTPIEQTLHALDDLQQQGKILYPAVSNWAAWQIATALGVSTREGLARFELIEPMYNLVKRQAEVEILPLAQAENMGVITYSPLGGGLLTGKYRGGQQPEGGRLVENARYADRYGLESDRTTAERFAAFADDAGIAPAALAVAWAMGHPGVTAPIIGARNLEQLEGSLAALEVEMTPELRRRISELSPTPAPANDRTETLTGNWA from the coding sequence ATGGACTACAGGACCGTCGGCGCCACCGGCGTCCAGGTTTCACCCCTGTGCTTCGGCACGATGTCGTTCGGCTCTGAGGCCGACGAGGAGACGTCGGCGGCGATGTACCGCCGCGTCCGTGAGGCCGGGATCAACTTCTTCGACACCGCCAACGTCTACGGCGGCGGCCGCTCGGAGGAGATCCTGGGCAAGCTCGCTGTCGGCGAGCGCGATGACATCGTCATCACGTCGAAGGTCGGCTTCCCTGTCAAGGGCGATCCCAATGCGCAGGGCCTCTCGCGCCGTCATCTCATGCAGTCGGTTGACGCGAGCCTCACGCGTCTGGGAACGGACCGGATCGACTTCTACTTCCTTCACACGTTCGATCCGCGCACGCCGATCGAGCAGACCCTCCATGCGCTCGACGACCTCCAGCAGCAGGGCAAAATCCTCTACCCGGCCGTGAGCAACTGGGCGGCGTGGCAGATCGCGACGGCGCTCGGCGTCTCGACCCGGGAAGGCCTCGCCCGGTTCGAGCTCATCGAGCCGATGTACAACCTCGTGAAGCGGCAGGCCGAGGTCGAGATCCTTCCCCTCGCCCAAGCGGAGAACATGGGCGTCATCACCTACAGCCCCCTCGGCGGCGGCCTCCTCACGGGCAAGTACCGCGGCGGGCAGCAGCCCGAGGGCGGGCGTCTGGTCGAGAACGCGCGCTACGCGGACCGCTACGGGCTCGAGAGCGACCGCACCACCGCAGAGCGCTTCGCAGCTTTCGCGGACGACGCCGGGATCGCGCCCGCCGCCCTCGCCGTCGCCTGGGCCATGGGGCACCCGGGCGTCACGGCGCCCATCATCGGTGCGCGGAACCTCGAACAGCTCGAAGGGTCGCTCGCCGCGCTCGAGGTCGAGATGACCCCGGAGCTGCGGCGCCGGATCTCCGAGCTGTCCCCCACCCCGGCGCCCGCAAACGACAGGACCGAGACCCTCACGGGGAACTGGGCCTAA
- a CDS encoding zinc-dependent alcohol dehydrogenase family protein, with amino-acid sequence MRGAVMYAPGDVRVEEREDPSILEPTDAIIRLAATCVCGSDLWSYRGTDSVNEPSPMGHEYVGVVEQVGDEVRNVKPGDFVIGSFFASDNTCEICRSGYQTSCVHRVGMGSLGCQAELLRVPLADGTLVATPGMPDDDLIPSLLAASDVLGTGWFGAVAAAVGPGKTVAVVGDGAVGLLAVLAAKQLGAERIIAMSRHASRQALAREFGATDIVEERGDDGVAKVKELTGGLGAHSVIEAVGTQESMMQAIRSTRPGGHVGYVGVSHDVELPGQELFFSHVHLHGGPAPVREYLPQLIELIWNREINPGKVFDLELPLDEAAEAYKAMDERRAIKVLLRP; translated from the coding sequence ATGCGTGGAGCTGTCATGTATGCCCCCGGCGACGTCCGGGTCGAAGAGCGCGAGGATCCGTCGATCCTCGAGCCGACCGACGCGATCATCCGCCTCGCCGCCACCTGCGTCTGCGGGTCCGACCTGTGGTCCTATCGCGGCACCGACTCGGTGAACGAGCCCTCCCCGATGGGCCACGAGTACGTGGGCGTCGTCGAGCAGGTCGGCGATGAGGTGCGGAACGTCAAGCCGGGCGACTTCGTCATCGGCTCGTTCTTCGCCTCGGACAACACGTGCGAGATCTGCCGTTCCGGCTACCAGACCTCGTGCGTCCACCGCGTCGGAATGGGCAGCCTCGGCTGCCAGGCGGAACTGCTGCGCGTCCCGCTCGCGGACGGCACGCTCGTCGCAACGCCCGGAATGCCCGACGACGACCTGATCCCAAGCCTGCTCGCGGCCTCCGATGTGCTGGGCACGGGCTGGTTCGGCGCGGTCGCGGCCGCGGTCGGCCCCGGCAAGACAGTCGCGGTCGTCGGGGACGGCGCCGTCGGGCTCCTCGCGGTCCTGGCCGCGAAGCAGCTCGGCGCGGAGCGGATCATCGCGATGTCTCGTCACGCCTCTCGACAGGCCCTCGCGCGCGAGTTCGGCGCGACGGACATCGTCGAGGAACGCGGCGACGACGGCGTGGCGAAGGTCAAGGAGCTCACGGGCGGGCTCGGCGCGCACTCGGTGATCGAGGCGGTCGGCACCCAGGAGTCCATGATGCAGGCCATCCGCTCGACCCGCCCGGGCGGGCACGTCGGCTACGTGGGCGTCTCGCACGACGTCGAACTCCCCGGCCAGGAGCTCTTCTTCTCGCACGTGCACCTCCACGGCGGCCCCGCGCCCGTGCGCGAATACCTGCCGCAGCTGATCGAGCTCATCTGGAACCGGGAGATCAACCCCGGCAAGGTCTTCGACCTCGAACTTCCGCTCGATGAGGCGGCCGAGGCGTACAAGGCCATGGACGAGCGGCGCGCGATCAAGGTGCTGCTCCGGCCCTAG
- a CDS encoding MFS transporter — protein MTETILPKKTPVRAAVAAWIGTTLEYYDFAVYGTASALILNVLFFSPQLPQGISVLLSLVTFAVGYAVRPLGSLILGPMGDRFGRKFVMMITLFGIGGCTFLIGCLPTYDQIGAAAPILLVAIRVIQGLCLSGEQPSAITMSLEHSSDRRRGFITSFTTLGASSGTLLTLLLFIPIAAMPSQQLLSWGWRLPFWFSAVVVVVAYLIRRHVQEPPEFVEAQRAKANVAPLRHLLRFHWRAVLRIVFCALIAGTSYMMQTFSVAFGTSGYKLDKPTMLLTTTVSAVIALAITPLAGFLVDKVGRKTMFLSGTIGVGITMAPYLWSITTGNWALIFLFGIINYSLFYSMVNASWPSFFAEMFPGRLRVSGLALGTQIGFAISGVIGPVLATALAGANLKDWLGPSLVAIGFMLFAGVSALTAKETRKYTLKELDDVQQSEREKAVITAAIGLPARATSDLAAKPRTVD, from the coding sequence ATGACTGAAACCATACTTCCCAAGAAGACCCCGGTCAGGGCGGCAGTCGCGGCCTGGATCGGCACCACGCTCGAGTACTACGACTTCGCGGTGTACGGCACTGCGTCGGCATTGATTCTGAACGTCCTCTTCTTCTCGCCCCAGCTGCCCCAGGGCATCAGCGTGCTGCTGTCCCTGGTCACGTTCGCGGTCGGCTACGCCGTGCGGCCCCTCGGCTCTCTCATCCTGGGGCCGATGGGCGATCGCTTCGGCCGCAAGTTCGTCATGATGATCACGCTGTTCGGCATCGGCGGGTGCACCTTCCTGATCGGCTGCCTGCCGACGTACGACCAGATCGGTGCCGCCGCTCCGATCCTGCTCGTGGCGATCCGCGTCATCCAGGGGCTGTGCCTCTCCGGCGAGCAGCCCAGCGCGATCACCATGAGCCTGGAGCACTCTTCAGATCGCCGTCGCGGGTTCATCACGAGCTTCACGACCCTGGGCGCATCCTCGGGCACGCTGCTGACGCTGCTGCTCTTCATCCCGATCGCCGCGATGCCTTCGCAGCAGCTGCTGTCCTGGGGCTGGCGGCTCCCGTTCTGGTTCTCGGCCGTCGTGGTGGTGGTCGCCTACCTGATCCGCCGCCATGTCCAGGAGCCGCCGGAGTTCGTCGAGGCCCAGCGCGCCAAGGCGAACGTCGCCCCGCTCCGACACCTCCTGCGCTTCCACTGGCGCGCGGTTCTGCGGATCGTGTTCTGCGCGCTCATCGCGGGCACGAGCTACATGATGCAGACCTTCTCGGTGGCGTTCGGAACCTCCGGGTACAAGCTGGACAAGCCGACCATGCTCCTGACCACGACGGTCTCGGCCGTGATCGCCCTGGCCATCACCCCCCTGGCAGGGTTCCTCGTGGACAAGGTCGGCCGCAAGACGATGTTCCTCAGCGGAACGATCGGCGTCGGCATCACGATGGCGCCCTACCTCTGGTCGATCACGACCGGCAACTGGGCGCTGATCTTCCTGTTCGGCATCATCAACTACTCCCTCTTCTACTCCATGGTGAACGCGTCCTGGCCCTCGTTCTTCGCAGAGATGTTCCCCGGCCGGCTGCGCGTCTCCGGGCTCGCCCTCGGCACCCAGATCGGCTTCGCCATCTCGGGGGTCATCGGCCCCGTCCTCGCGACAGCACTCGCGGGCGCCAACCTCAAGGACTGGCTCGGCCCGTCCCTGGTCGCGATCGGGTTCATGCTCTTCGCGGGGGTCTCGGCGCTCACCGCCAAGGAGACCCGAAAGTACACCCTCAAGGAGCTCGACGACGTGCAGCAGAGCGAGCGGGAGAAGGCCGTCATCACCGCCGCCATCGGGCTCCCGGCCAGGGCCACCTCCGATCTCGCTGCCAAGCCCCGCACAGTGGACTGA
- a CDS encoding MFS transporter → MSRTQAKPPAQQPSMTRGLTLLFAVASGAAVANLYWAQPLLDTIAEQLHATPSAAGWLVTSTQIGYAVGILFIVPLGDVLDRRRLTVAMMLVSAVVLVACALAPSFVFLLVALCLLGITTISGQILTPLAGDLADDKRRGHVVGTVVAGILTGILASRAISGLVATFGGWRAVYAAAAVAVVVLAGFVWRALPPLHRKARVPYARLLASVAGVVVRERAVRWTLALSTTGFAAFTMFWTSLTFLLAGPPFHYPVSVIGLFGLVGIAGAVTAQRTGRLHDKGWSLPVTGVAWVLVLASFVLAAFSGRSVWMLVLVVFLLDVAIQGQNVLNQTRLLSLSHEGRSRLNTAYVTSNFIGGAIGSGVAALLWSSAGWAGVTVAGIVMSCWALAVWALGRRGPLVTQ, encoded by the coding sequence TTGAGCCGAACACAGGCCAAACCCCCGGCCCAGCAGCCCTCGATGACGCGTGGTCTCACGCTGCTCTTCGCGGTCGCCTCGGGGGCTGCTGTCGCGAACCTGTATTGGGCGCAGCCGCTCCTCGACACCATTGCGGAGCAGCTGCATGCGACTCCTTCGGCGGCTGGCTGGCTCGTGACCTCGACGCAGATCGGCTACGCCGTCGGGATCCTCTTCATCGTCCCGCTCGGCGACGTGCTCGACCGGAGGCGGCTGACCGTGGCCATGATGCTGGTCTCGGCGGTCGTCCTCGTCGCGTGCGCGCTCGCGCCGTCGTTCGTCTTCCTGCTCGTGGCCCTGTGCCTGCTGGGCATCACGACGATCTCCGGGCAGATCCTCACGCCCCTCGCGGGCGACCTCGCCGACGACAAGCGCCGCGGCCACGTCGTCGGGACCGTCGTCGCGGGCATCCTCACGGGGATCCTCGCGTCGCGGGCGATCAGCGGCCTCGTCGCCACGTTCGGCGGGTGGCGAGCCGTGTACGCGGCGGCCGCGGTCGCCGTCGTCGTCCTCGCCGGGTTCGTGTGGCGCGCCCTGCCGCCGCTCCATCGGAAGGCGCGCGTCCCGTACGCGAGGCTTCTCGCGTCGGTGGCCGGCGTCGTGGTCCGCGAGCGCGCGGTGCGGTGGACGCTCGCGCTGTCCACGACCGGGTTCGCGGCGTTCACGATGTTCTGGACCTCGCTCACGTTCCTCCTCGCGGGGCCACCGTTCCACTACCCCGTCTCGGTCATCGGCCTGTTCGGGCTCGTGGGCATCGCCGGGGCCGTGACCGCCCAGCGCACCGGCCGGCTCCACGACAAGGGCTGGTCCCTGCCCGTGACGGGCGTCGCGTGGGTGCTCGTCCTGGCCTCGTTCGTGCTCGCAGCGTTCTCGGGCCGGTCGGTGTGGATGCTCGTGCTCGTCGTGTTCCTCCTCGACGTCGCGATCCAGGGGCAGAACGTCCTCAACCAGACGCGCCTCCTCTCGCTCTCGCACGAGGGCCGCAGCCGGCTCAACACGGCGTATGTGACGTCGAACTTCATCGGCGGGGCCATCGGCTCGGGCGTCGCGGCGCTCCTGTGGTCCTCGGCCGGGTGGGCGGGTGTCACCGTTGCGGGGATCGTCATGAGCTGCTGGGCGCTCGCCGTCTGGGCCCTCGGGCGCCGCGGGCCGCTCGTGACGCAGTAG
- a CDS encoding ATP-dependent DNA ligase, with amino-acid sequence MADSEVLHVDGPDGAREVKLSSPDKVLWPGVEGHGPLTKRDLAGYLISVASPFLRLNGDRPMTLQRFPEGIDGEEFFSKRPPRGAPSYLRTVTCTYPSHRRHDQLVFDEAAELAWAAQMGTITFHPWPVRTANLDNPDELRIDLDPQPGRDFRDAVTAALALREVMAEAGLTAYAKTSGNRGVHVYARIRPTHEFLEVRHAVIGIARELERRMPDLVTSSWWKEERGERVFVDFNQANRDRTIAAAYSPRPLPHAPVSTPLTWDELPDADPRDFTVRTVPALLAARDCPWAEIDAVPGDISGALALWEADLERGLGELNFPPDYPKMPGEPPRVPPSKRKADRADVDYSAPKAERDAEWGTAIAPPYGPMLAKPVKKLPIGEYLYEPKWDGFRSIVWRSGDRVEIGSRNALPMTRYFPELVEAIVASFPDHSVIDGEIVLVDPDTGDRLNFDALQQRIHPAASRIAKLSAATPASFVAFDLLALGQTNYVERPFRERRAALEEAFKDARPPVYLTQVTKDPDLALEWFSRFEGAGLDGVIAKPLGELYAEDKRVMSKLKHERTADCVLAGYRLYKDEPDAVGSLLLGLYDAQGRLNSVGVIGAFPMARRKELFEELQPLVTTFEGHPWAWAQPAAVLPDNRDQSAPRTPTAAARSRWNADKDLSFVPLRPERVVEVRYDHMEGERFRHTAQWVRWRPDRSPESCTYDQLEEPVSYDLSSVLT; translated from the coding sequence ATGGCGGATTCTGAGGTCCTGCACGTGGACGGCCCCGACGGCGCGCGGGAGGTCAAGCTGAGCAGCCCAGACAAGGTGCTGTGGCCCGGCGTCGAGGGGCATGGTCCCCTCACCAAGCGTGACTTGGCCGGCTACCTGATCTCGGTGGCATCGCCTTTTCTGCGGCTCAACGGCGACCGGCCCATGACTCTTCAGCGCTTCCCCGAAGGGATCGACGGCGAGGAGTTCTTCTCGAAGCGGCCGCCGCGGGGCGCGCCTTCCTACCTCAGGACGGTGACGTGCACCTACCCGTCGCACAGACGCCACGACCAGCTGGTCTTCGACGAGGCCGCCGAGCTCGCGTGGGCAGCGCAGATGGGAACGATCACCTTCCACCCGTGGCCAGTGCGCACGGCCAATCTGGACAACCCGGACGAGCTGCGGATCGACCTCGATCCGCAGCCCGGGCGCGACTTCCGGGACGCCGTCACCGCCGCGCTCGCGCTGCGCGAGGTGATGGCCGAGGCCGGGCTCACGGCCTACGCCAAGACCTCGGGCAACCGGGGCGTCCACGTCTACGCGCGGATCCGGCCCACGCACGAGTTCCTTGAGGTGCGGCACGCCGTCATCGGGATTGCACGCGAGCTGGAGCGCCGCATGCCGGACCTCGTGACCAGCTCGTGGTGGAAGGAGGAGCGTGGCGAGCGGGTCTTCGTCGACTTCAACCAGGCCAACCGCGACCGGACGATCGCCGCCGCCTATTCGCCCCGGCCCTTGCCGCACGCGCCCGTCTCGACCCCGCTGACGTGGGACGAACTCCCCGACGCCGACCCGCGCGACTTCACCGTCCGTACGGTTCCCGCGCTGCTGGCCGCCCGTGACTGCCCGTGGGCAGAGATCGACGCCGTGCCGGGTGACATCTCGGGCGCACTCGCCTTATGGGAGGCGGACCTCGAGCGCGGCCTCGGCGAGCTCAACTTCCCGCCGGACTACCCCAAGATGCCCGGCGAGCCGCCGCGGGTGCCGCCAAGCAAGCGCAAGGCGGACCGAGCCGACGTCGACTATTCGGCGCCCAAAGCGGAGCGCGACGCCGAGTGGGGCACCGCGATCGCTCCCCCCTACGGGCCGATGCTGGCCAAGCCGGTCAAGAAGCTCCCCATCGGGGAGTACCTGTACGAGCCGAAGTGGGATGGCTTCCGCTCGATCGTGTGGCGCTCGGGTGATCGGGTGGAGATCGGATCGCGTAATGCGCTGCCCATGACGCGCTACTTCCCGGAGCTCGTCGAGGCCATCGTCGCAAGCTTCCCCGACCACTCGGTCATCGACGGCGAAATCGTCCTCGTGGATCCGGACACCGGCGACCGGCTCAACTTCGATGCCCTCCAGCAGCGCATTCACCCCGCGGCCTCTCGCATCGCCAAGCTGAGCGCCGCAACGCCGGCGAGCTTCGTGGCGTTCGACCTGCTCGCTCTGGGCCAGACCAACTACGTCGAGCGCCCGTTCCGCGAGCGGCGCGCAGCTCTTGAGGAGGCCTTCAAGGACGCAAGGCCCCCGGTCTACCTCACTCAGGTGACCAAGGACCCCGATCTCGCGCTGGAATGGTTCAGCAGGTTCGAGGGCGCCGGCCTGGACGGCGTCATCGCCAAGCCCCTCGGGGAACTCTATGCCGAGGACAAGCGGGTCATGTCCAAACTCAAGCACGAGCGGACAGCCGACTGCGTCCTCGCCGGGTACCGGCTCTACAAGGACGAGCCCGACGCCGTCGGATCCCTGCTCCTGGGCCTGTACGACGCCCAGGGCAGGCTCAACTCAGTGGGCGTCATCGGGGCGTTTCCCATGGCTCGCCGCAAGGAGCTGTTCGAGGAGCTGCAGCCGCTCGTGACCACGTTCGAGGGGCACCCTTGGGCGTGGGCGCAGCCCGCCGCGGTGCTGCCGGACAACCGCGACCAGTCGGCACCGCGCACCCCGACGGCGGCGGCGCGCTCCCGCTGGAATGCGGACAAGGACCTCTCGTTCGTCCCGCTACGGCCGGAGCGTGTCGTCGAGGTCAGGTACGACCACATGGAGGGCGAGCGGTTCCGCCACACCGCGCAATGGGTCCGATGGCGCCCGGACCGCTCGCCAGAATCGTGCACCTATGACCAGCTCGAGGAACCCGTCAGCTACGACCTTTCCTCGGTGCTGACCTAG
- a CDS encoding FadR/GntR family transcriptional regulator, whose amino-acid sequence MQLVSPSRSVPLPMQVAGQIRALIADGSWPVGHRVPSEHELSRDLAISRNSVREALRSLVHAGLLEARPGDGTYVRASSELGVCLHRRLDGADPQDAYEVRALLEQRGARLAARNATPEQHAAMRQALADRDAAQRDGDVLEYFRIDLDFHAMVVAAGGNALLAELHSHIRDAIAGNLRISPDPALGASLDQKHYALVTAIEAGDAQSADAIAGELVAEARLLSARSSDASPLAVVGNEQRAGGK is encoded by the coding sequence ATGCAGCTCGTCAGCCCGAGCCGTTCGGTTCCGCTACCCATGCAGGTCGCGGGACAGATCCGGGCCTTGATCGCCGACGGCAGTTGGCCTGTGGGCCACCGCGTGCCGTCGGAACACGAGTTGAGCCGCGACCTGGCTATCAGCCGGAACAGCGTCCGGGAAGCGCTGCGGTCGCTGGTTCATGCCGGGCTGCTGGAGGCCCGACCCGGAGACGGTACCTATGTGCGCGCCAGCAGTGAGCTCGGCGTCTGTCTGCACCGCCGGTTGGACGGCGCGGATCCGCAGGATGCCTACGAAGTGAGGGCATTGCTCGAGCAGCGTGGTGCGAGGCTGGCGGCCCGGAACGCGACACCAGAGCAGCATGCGGCGATGCGTCAGGCTTTGGCGGACCGCGATGCCGCGCAGCGGGACGGGGACGTACTCGAATACTTCCGGATCGATCTGGATTTCCATGCGATGGTGGTGGCCGCCGGCGGGAATGCCCTGCTGGCCGAACTGCACTCGCATATCCGCGACGCCATTGCGGGCAACCTGAGGATCAGCCCTGACCCGGCGTTGGGTGCCTCGCTGGATCAGAAGCACTATGCTCTGGTGACGGCCATCGAAGCCGGTGATGCCCAGTCGGCGGATGCCATCGCCGGGGAACTGGTGGCAGAGGCACGGCTGCTCAGCGCGCGCTCGTCCGACGCTTCCCCGCTAGCCGTCGTCGGCAACGAGCAGCGGGCGGGGGGCAAGTGA